From the genome of Zalophus californianus isolate mZalCal1 chromosome 5, mZalCal1.pri.v2, whole genome shotgun sequence:
TTCACTGCTATCTCGCCAGTGCCTAGGACAGTCAGTCACACATATTTGGGGTATTAAATCAGAAACTGCTGAATGGAAAATAGGATACCTTCTCCATGATGCGGGGATGAATCTGCAGCTGGAAGGAAGGGGGCGGTGGTGTGAGGAGGTCtgagagaagagagtgagaagAGCTGCCGTAGGGAGTTTTGGCGCAGAGGACTGTGGGGGGATCACAGGCACCTCATGTGAGACCGCTTACCAGTGGGGCTCTGTGGCCGAGTCTAGGTCAGGGGCGGCTCCAGAGTCAGGGCTTTCCAGGAAGGTGAAGTGCCCTGAGGGCTGGAGGCCTGGAGCCTGTGGTCAATAGGTGGGGTGTCTGAGTTGATGATCTGGAAGATGGAGCGAGTCTGGGGAATGACAGGGTGCAGGGTATGGGTGTGGGTACCTGGACTGGGGTACGGGCGAGGGCTACCAGTGAGAAGGAAGTCAGGACTGATGGCACCCCTAGAGGCTGAGGTGAGCCCAGATGGCCTGGGAGGAGGACAGCAGGCCCGCGCACAGGTTCGCCGTGAGTGAGGGGGGGTGAAGGGCGTGGATGGCAGGTGACCGCTTTAAGGAGAGGAGGACCAGCCCGCAAAGCCTCAGATGGACAGGAGCTTCGGGTGCGGGCAGAGGAGGGTAGGCTGGAAGCAGCTCTGGGGAGTGAAGATAGCTTGGAGTCACTTGCCAGGGCAGAAGGAGTAGCCTCCATTGCAAGCAGGCCAGGGGGAAGCTGTGCCCTCAGGGGAAAGCTGGCTGCAGATGGGGCctgggtcagggagagggagaagatatGGTGGAGTTGCAGTAACCATTACTATTAATTTCACCCGTAGAACCATGGTTGCAAAGGGACTGTGAACTTGGGAAGGATCCTTCTTGCACAGGGATGGCCAGGAGCTTCCACATGGACGGTCATGCTTGCTTCTCATTTTGGGGAACATTATCTGATTATATGTCTGTGCACATCCTTCCTGGGCTTTCTGACTGATTGGATTACTAGACCTGATGGCTACTAGCGGTGCCCCCCTTCCCACTAGATTCTGGTGGGGTGCCTTTGGGGGTTTGCTGTAATCAAGCCACTTactgctctcctttcttcttcttcaccaAGCACAGACGGGGTTTCTCTTGTGCTGTGCCCAGGTCTGCAGGTACTCTTGCCACTTATCACCCATGAGGGTCCAGAACAGCTGGAGGCAGGATGGgctgctggggaaactgaggctgggaggacACATCCAATATTGCCAGTATTAATGGTGCTCTTGCCGCTCTAGTTGTAGAGGGCACAGGCTAGCCCGATAAGTTGCTTGTCATCCCTTACCCCGAAAATTTTGTCCAGAAAATATTCCTTGTTGCCACTTTGGGCTAATTCTATGCAAGGAGCTAGAAGTCAGAGGGCACAGCCTCAGTCCCGGCCTCTAGCACTCACAGGCTTGCCCAGGATGGGGCTGCTTCTCTAGGCAACTTTGGGGAAGTCAGTACATGGCAATGACTTTGGGAAGAGGAGTCTATTCCTGTCTGTCTGTGCCATAACGTATCTAAGAAAGAATCCACTTGTATGTCTGCGTACTCCCTTCTGCCTTGGCCAAGCCCCTCCGGGCTCAATATATCACTCAGCGCTTGTGCTGTGTGCGAGTTGTCAAGGCTCCATCTGCTGGCCTCATTATAGCTTCTCATGCTAGGAACTGTGTCTTTGGGTGTGGTCTTTGACTGATTAAAAGTAGGTTAAAATAATAAGGTAGATGAGGCATTTCCAGGGCCTTTACGCTCTGGTGCCTAGTTGGTGATGGCCAGAACATTCCAAGTGGAACAGCTTAGGCGAGTAGATGAGTCACGTGGCCTCCTCCACGTGGGCAGTGTCGCCATTCTTGCCTTCTCTGCTGCCCAGCGTTCAAGCCCTGAGGATGTCGTTTTGTCAATCTGAGGGTCTTCAGCTTAGGGACAATGGTGCCAGGGTCCTCTGAGGAGGTGTACCTGGCACCCAGCTGCACGCCCTCAGGTGgagaggctggggtgggaaggagcacctcttctttcttcccaggCTGGCACCTGCGAAAAGTCATGCCCAAATGCTATCTCCCTGACCAAACTTCTGCTTGCTCCTTCCCCTTTGTAGCCCCTACTTCTGTGCTCCTTGCCTGCAATCCTTGTCTGGAATGTCTTCCCCTGCAGGGACTGTGTGTTCAGTGTCATATCCCAGCACCAAAcaccgtgcctggcacatggtaggcactcaagtGTCTATTGACTGGCTGACTGACTGGATGAATGAACAGTTATCCCTCCCCTGGCCTCACAGAGTTGGTCACAGAAGTGGGAAGTCACAAACCCAACCACAGAAGAAGACACCAGAGAGCAAAGGGCTGGCACTGGGGAGGGAGTGACCTCAGGAAGTTCTGACCACTGGCTAGGGCCACCCATCCTGGGGTGGGTAAGTCATTTATGGCCCTAGACACCAAGGTCTCTATCTGCAGTTACAATGTCTGGCTGCTTAGCGTCCTTGCagggctctgggggggggggagaggaccTCATAAGAACTCTGCATGGTGTTTTATGTCCATGTGAGAGGCTGTCACTGCTGagggctgcctcctcccccaaGCACCTCCTGCTGCCGTGCCTGGGGAGTCTGGCTTTTCCTCAATTTCCACCTTCCTGGGCATGCCTGGGAACCTTCCAGGGACAAGTTCTTCTATCCTTGAGCTGGTCATGTGTGTTTGAAGTGTTTGTCTTTACCTTGTCTATACTCGTAGGAGAAAGTGTGGTTCTTCTTCCCTTCTTGACCCAACCCCAGGGCTTAAACAGTCTTTGAAGAAGCTGCCCTCTCTCCCGAAGCTCTTCACTTCCTTACAGCTCCCTCCAGTGTGCTCCCACCCTTTTGCTGCCTCTGTTGGGCCCTTGCCATCTCCCGCTGGACTGTGGGGACAGTGGGCTGCCCAGCTGGACTTGCCCCGGCTTCTGCCCTGCCGTATCCCTCACACGGCTGCCACGGTGAACGCCCAGCTGCGCCAAAGGAAGCTCCATTGTTGAATTCCTGGGGATGCCGTGTGTGTACAGGCTTTGACCTGAGCTTGAATCCAGCAGTGTGCTCACTTGCTCAGTGACCTCAGCGGTTATGCAATActtctgggccttggtttcttctttttgtaaatatGGGTTAACAACATCTACCCTCCGGGGTTTATTGTGAGGGGTGACTTAGTGTCAATCACCTTGCCCTGGGCCTGCCACTTAGCAGAGAGCAGAGGATTAGCGCTCCTCTCTAGCACATGGCAGGCACCAATCCGTAAACTGCCCGTCTCTTACTTTTTGTAGAGATTGTATAAAAGCTAGGGCCCACTGCCAACAAAGTGAGTCTCTAACGGCAAGAATCATCTCTGATGGACAAAGTAGGGCTATTTATGCCTAGCTCCTTGTGTGCTAATATGTGCAACTAAGAGGATCAGGAAGACTCAGTAGGGCTAAGCATTTCCCCCACAATTGTGTTCACTAATGTGCCTTCCGTAAACCATTACAAAGGGAGGAACTGAGCCTTCCTTATCCCAGCTGTCCTGAATTCTGGATGAGTGGGTTTTGATTTAGTGACATTTTTGCTGTAGGTGTGTGGACTTCTGCAGACCTGGGGGTGGACACAGCTTCCAGATTCTCTCCCACGCCCCAGTTCCAGGAAGGCATTTATGCACAAGGGTTTGGCCGCTGGTATCTCTACTCCCCGGGGCTTTTGAATTATGGGGTTTAGGATTCCGTTTTAGCtgctaaatagattttttttttccttgttgcaAAGGATTGCTCCTTCTCAGCTGGGCTTTGTAGCCTCGCATGAAGTTTTCTGAGTGAGGAACCATTTCACTCAGACTGGTACGTTTTTCTGTCTCCCAGTTGGCTGGTTACACAGAGTCACCCTGGCAGACAGGAGGCCACTGCTGTAGGGAGCAGACAGCTGGAGAAACTAAACCCGCAGAACCTGTGGGAACGTGCCTGGGCACGACGGTTTCCTGGGTCAGACATCCACTGACCAAGTCAAATAGGCTCACagggaaaccagaaaagaccccctaGCCTCCAGTTCAGGCCCAGATCCTGGCTTGGGACTGAGGCTGAGAAGTTCCCCCTTTTGCCCTTCTTGGTATAGATTTAGCTGGTTAGCTCTGACGCCCTGAGACTCCTGAGACCATGCTGGAGGCCCCTTAGGAATTCCGGATACCAGCGCCCTAAGCCTCCACCTGCACCCTTCAAGCCCCACAGCTTCTATGGGATTTtcttctgaagacatttttttggAGGTTGAGGGTGAATGACTTCAGGCAGATGATTAGCCTAATTAAGCTTAATGCCTCCTGCAATTACCATGCTGGCTTTGAGGAGTGTCCTGTTCCTCCCTTGTAGCCCGAGGGCTGAGTGGAAATACTGAAGAGGCAGGCCTGCCTCCCAGCAAGCCTGGCCCTGCCTCCAGATTGCCCCTCCCTGGAgctaggggtgggggagggtagtGTCTTTGCGGGGTATACCAGCTCAAAGTCTTGGGGAGCCTTATCACTGGCATCGCTGGCAGGCTGGGTGGTGACAGCCATTTTCCTGCATACCTCACGCAGGAACCAAGGACAGGGGCTTTGGAAACGGGCATTCCAGCCCCCAGGAGCAGGATCAAGCTTCTCAGAGTGTTTTCCTTTCAAGGAATAGGTTGATTCCTTTAGAAATCAGATGCTAATGACTCTCTGGGGTGCTGGAAGGGGCCTTCAAAGACCCAGTAGTACTCTCTGACAGTGGTGGTGGCCAGCGGCCAGGCACACTGGTCAGGTCTCCTGAGCCGTGAAGTGGAAAAGGGAAGTGGAGGGTGACCAGGTCTCTAACCTCCCTGCAATTCTTGTTGCTTGAGGGTTCCTGTGTCACAGACTCAGACCTGATTGGCGGTTCCCCTGCCCCCTTCCAGGGCTCCACCTTGacagagaaacaaatgaatacagGGGAAAGCAGAGAATgtggaaaatgagcaaagaagtAGTAGGAAGGGCCATGACTTAGTGAGTCCCTGGTAAATGCTAAATTCTTTGGCATGcattatctcatctaatcctcacgGTGGTCTGTGTGGTGGCTGCCATTATGATGCCTGATAACACAGATGAGCAAAGGAGGTTCAGAGGGggtaagaaacttgcccaaagtcccacagctAGGAAATGGCAGGGCCGGGAGTCAGTCCTAGcttgtctgactccagagtctgtcCTTTACATCCCAGTGAATGAGTGGATATCCATGTAAATCaaggtatgttaaaaaaaataaataaataaagcatgttaaaaaacaaaatccaaaaaccaGCCTTGTACTCTACCCAGCCCTGGGCCAGCTTGGGCCAGGTACTTCAGGTTCATCTAGCTGTCTCCTTAAGTCTCTTCAACATCCTGTCAGGCAGGTGAAAGTGCCCTGTGTTAGTGATAGAAAGTGAAGCTCAGGTGAATGAGGCAGCCTGCTTGAGCTCGAATAAGAGAAGCAGCCGTTCCCTGGGTACCGGagtctggggggggtgggggtggcaggggtcAATGAGCTAATGCTCTTACAATGGGTGTTTCTTTGGCAGTGTTTCTCCCACTTTGCTATATATAGCTTGTCGTCAACTGTTGAGGCACTGATAGCCAGGATCCTCTTCCTGGAGTCAACAAACTCAGAGAGCTGAAAGGACCTTGGCCGGAAGGGACTTTGAGGTCTTAAACGTGGCATTGCTCCAATCACAGGAGACCCAACTGGAATATTCTGGAGTCATAAAAAGTCAGGTTTCCAAAGGCTGCAGAGACAGTGCAGCATGGTGGTTGAGGGGGCACGGCCTTTGGACTTAGACAGCCGGGTGTGAACTCCAGCTCTGCTACTTGCCTGCTCTGTGTCCCCATCTGCAAAGAGGGATGATAATAATACTCACCTCATAGGCCTGCTATGAGGGTTAATGCTCGTGAGGCACTTAGAATAGTTTCTGGTGCAGAGTAAAGGCTACGTGGGTGTTCATGAAATATAAACATTGAATGCCATTGGAAAATGCTTTTAAGTAATTTTAGGTGAGGACCGTGGGATGCAAAAATTATGTACATGATGCTtctaactatatatataatatatattatatatatacacacacaccatgcatacatacatgcatttATAGAAGTGTTAATGATTGTCTCTATGTTATGGAAATTtggatggttttattttcttatttataacatTCTGTATTCTCTTTTGTGCAATGAGCATgaattactttataattttaaaaaatcctattgaagaatataaaacaaagactgttcTTTCATACCAGGATCCAGCCCTCCCAGACCTCACTTCCCTTACAAGATGGGTTCTAAATGATGAGGACTGTGTGCCTTTGAAAGGTTGGGAGTTCTTGATTGGAAACATCTGAGGCTTCCTATCTAGATCTGAGCGTGAGGATCTGGTTTGGAGGGTTTGGGAATTGCCTGGTTGGTGGCCTTCTTCTGGCTGGCATGTCCAGTGAGAAACACTAGGCAGGGTCCACCTATTCCTGGGTCTCTCTTCTGAATGGCCCTTCTCCTGCAGAGATGATGCAGGTATCCATGGAGACAGTGGATACTCTGGGTTGAGCTTACCTTGGTATTCGCTTTCAGAAACGTGAGCGCTTAATGTCATCTTCACCGTCATTGCCCAACTTCCTTGCTTGGAGTTTGACCATCCTGAAACACACATCTTTGAAAGTGGCAGTGAACTTGCGCTTGAAAATTTGTTGTAAGTTTGGTGCCAGTGGAAAGTCTCGTGCTGAGCGAGACTATTCTGTGTGGTCTTGACTGCTCCTTGGGAATGCCGATTTTACCACAGCAccagaaatgaacagaaaaaaatctgtgttgtGACAGAAGGTGCAGTTTTGGGAGGTGGACACCTGGCTTGGGATGGTGTTCTCAAAAAGAAGGTGGCTGTTTGAAGCCAGCATTTCACAAATTACCATATTATTTTCAGGTTTCAGATTTAGTTCAAGAAACATGTATTGAGTACCTAAAATGTGCTAGGTTCTCTCCTAAGCAGTGCCACTGCAGAGAGCTGTGAGAACAACTTCAGCcctaagggagagaaaaaaatctggccTTTTGGCAAGGGTAGACTGGCCCAAAATCCTTTACACTGCAATTGTACTGACATGCAGTTAAGTCAGGCCCAGGCCTGTGTCTGGACTGAAACCTGGTTGTTTGTGCTAGCTCATACTCTACAGCCCTACATTGTTCTTCCACATAAAATGTTCATACTTTCAGTTCTGAGGGTGGTAGTCTGAGGTATAGGTCCATCTTGACAAAGCTGGGGAATATGTTAATTTGGGTTAAACTCAAAATTAATGTGAGGCCCTAGAAATGATGATATTTGCTAGGATCTGACTTcgtttttcagtttttgaaatatttaagggatgcttgggtgactcagttggttaagcgtccaactcctggtttcagcttgggtcaggatctcagggttctgagattgaaccctgtgttgggctccacgttcagcatggagtctgcttgggattgtctacctttctctcactctccttctcccccctctccttgagtactctctctctctctcaaatgaataaataaaatctttaaggtaTTTGAGAAACATTTATCTGCAGGCAAACCATATGTGATTTTTAATCCTCTAAATAGATGACACCACTGTCCATGTGCAGAGCACTTCAGAGTCACCAGGTGGCCACTTGTACTCTATGGCAGGttctttacatcctcaccagGCCTATGACCCAGCAGCAGTGTCAGGGTGGTTTAACAGGTAagaagccaaggctcagagaaggtagGTGGCTTGGCTGAGGGTCCCTGTCTAATGAGTGGCAAACCCTGAACTGGATGCCAGCTCTTTTTGACTCCCAAACACCCAGGGTTCCTCTGTCTTCCCAGGTACACAGGTCAAGCTCTCTCCCAGGGCAAGTGAAACTTCACTGGGGTGTGTACTCCACACAAGATGGGTAAGGAAGttccttagaagaaaacatcacCATCTGAGGTGCCTTTGTTTCTGTGGTCTCTGAACAAACTTCCCCAACCCTAAAGGAGAGAATTTCCAGGCCTGGAGAAGCTGCCTCAATGTGTATTTAGTTTGCTTTTAATAGTTCAGAGGAAcaataaaatggatgaaattaCCACTGTGGCTCATGAGAGAGTGAATTAGAATTCCTTGCTGGTGAAGCCCATAATTCTTTTCAGTTCCCCATGTTTCCTGCCCCCGACCCTGACCATGTGTCCTGCCTTGACCACTCCCATACTTGGCCTAGACCCCAGGACCTCTAAGTGTCCAACAAGTCAGctagtctgcttctctttctcttgccctcTGGCTGCCTTCAAAGCTGCTACTTCTCAGAGGCTCAGGTTCTTGTGTTCACCATACCCACTGGTTTGGGTTAGGATGTTCTCCAATGCCTtaccttcccttcttttcttgcACGATAGCACTTGAATTATCAGTGGGAAAAAAGTAGATGTCAAAGGTCAAACTTAACTGTGACCTACTTAATCACATTCTGATAGATCTGTAAATATAGCTGATCCCCCATCAGAGGAGACCAAATCATTTCCAAGCAGGCATGCATATGTCCATGCATGTACCTATCTGTATATGCACTCCTTCATCCATGCACTCagccatccttccatccatcatccacccactCATGAACTTCATGAGCCCCTGCTCATGCCAGGCCCCGTGTTAAGAGGTAGAGCGTAACAGTGATGAAGATAGCCCTAATTCTCATGTCTAGGAGGAAAGACCCAGCCCCCCACAACACTATGGAATGAGATCTGCTATGATCACAGAAGTATAGATTACATATTCTGTCATTACCTTTGGAAGAGGGATATACAAGCATCTCTGAGTGTATATGTTTCCCTGCTTCTATATGAAATAAGTTAAACCCGCTGGAAATTTTATTAGATAAAAAGAGCAATTTCCTTAGCTCAGGATTTCTTACTGAATAGTGACTTGTTAGTTCCTAGAGGAAGCTCATCTTGTGCCTTCAAAAAGGGCCCTTTTCTATTTTGATCGTTATGTAAATCAGTGCTGGTGGACAGTGGAGAAAGGACATGGAATATGTTTATTCACGGGACTGCAGTCAGGGAATTTGAGTTCTCGTCCCATCTCTGCCACTAACTTCTGTAGGATCTTGGCCATCTCTTTACCTTACCATGCCtctatctttgtttttaatgtggagATTATACTTGTTTTTGTAGTTCACAAAAGTATTATGTGGATGTGAAATGCTTGGGAATAGTTTTATAAATGCCAGGCAGTAGAGGATGTGCAGTTGGGAGAGTCTGTTGGAAGATGGACCAAGCTCAGAGATGTGTTCAGGGCCATTAGAAACAGCAGACTTGTTGCCATAGTTAGGATGAAATATGCCAGGTTTGCCTGGAACATCTGTGGTTCATGCCTGAAATCCTGGTGTGAGTATTAAGAgtaccctttttatttttaagactgtcTTGGTTTGGAAGCTAAGTCTTATGGCCTCTTTATCTATAGAGGATGTAAATCAGGCAGAACACGAATGTCTGCCCAAGTGGCAAAGTTCTGCTGTTATCTTTTAGGTTCATCTAATGGTGGTGGTCACAGTCTGACTAGGACCAGCCATGAAGATCAGTGCTTGATTCAAGTCGGAGGGGAGCCAGCTGCTGTCTAGGGCAATAGCCCTTTTCTCACCAGGAGGAGAACTCTTTAGTTGGTCAGGAATGTCTGCAAATGGGCCAGCTAAGCGAGGCAGTTCCCAGAAAGCCCAGCCCATTTGAGGAAGAGCAGATTTCCCCTTGGGGCCACGTGCCCAATCTCCCCACTCTGACCTTGACTATGTGCTACAGGGCACGTGCTGAAGCATGCGGGTCTGTAATGACTGGGGGTGCAGTAGGTGAGGGAACTGCTCCATGGTGGATAGCAAACTGATCGATGGAAGTGGTAGTGGGGGGCTAGGTCAGAGGTGGAAGTGGCCTTCTCATCTCCAGGCTGGCCATGCAAGTAGGAGAGGAAATTCCTGGGTTCTCCCTGGGATCCCAAATCCCTGATAGCTGTCAAATGTGAGGACAGTTTTTGTCCCTTGAGGGACTGGCTGCTTCCTGGGGTGGCCTGGGACACatccttaaatcttttttttttttttcttgaaagcacTTGTTAGCATTTAATGAACGCCCTCAAATGTGGCTTTAAGCTACTAGAACGCAGGCGCCCCCGACACCCTTAATCTTCTCCTCTGCTCTTGTACTGAAGAATTTGGCCTTCACGATGACAGGCTGTTTTGGgagttttccctttcccaaaactTTGTAGTAGCCCGATTGCACCACATCAATGATAGGAGCAGCTCCAGTCTTGTTTTTGGCAGCATTTACCCGTGTCTGCTCACTGACCAAGGTCCACAGTTTATCAAGGTTGACAGTTGGGCAGAAGCTCTGGTTCCTCTTTAAGTGGTAATGTCTCATACCAACTTTTCCAAAGTATCCTGGGTGATATTTGTCGAAGTTGATCCTGTGGTGATGCATGCCACCAGCATTACCCCGGCCTCCTGGGTGCTTCCGGTGCTTGCCGATGCGGCCGTGGCCATGGCTCATGTGGCCCCGAAGTTTCCGGGTCTTCCTCAGTCTGGATGGCATGTCGGCAGCTCAGACGGAAAAAGACATCCTTAAATCTTAACTGGAGGAAGGAGTGTGAGGGATTTTGGCCCCTTATCTGTGGATAGTGGTAGAGTTAGGATCCTACTTGAAAACAAGGACTGGCATTTTGGAAGCTGAGATTCGATCAGTACAAATTGGCATTTTCTAGACATAGAAAAAGCATGGCCCTTGAATCATGGTGTGTGAGTTGTAATTTTGGCTCTGTCCCTGACCCACTGTGTGGCCTCAGACAAGTTGTACTTCCTCTCCAAGCCTGTTTTTCCATCAGTAAATTGGGGTTAGTTCTTATCCCCATGATCTCATACTGCCTCATCTATCCCTCACTCGGGAAACAAAGGACCTTTGTAAAGtcataatgttattttattttcttacccaGTATGCACAGAGCACCTGTCATGGGCAGTGTGCGCTGGGTACCAGGAGAATGACAGTGATCGAGGTAGTCATGGTCTTGGCACCTCATGGAAGGCCTGTTTCATGGGAAGAGACACATGGTGAACcaataaataaatgggcaaatGAAGTAGTTGAATACCCTGTTAACTTgtataaagaaaacatacagggTTCGGAGAGAAGAATACATCTGGGTGGGGGCGGCAGGTATTTCTTAGATAAGGTGACCCAAGAGGACACATCGCTGAGGGTGACCTCTAGGCTGAGACCCGAGCCTGAGGAAACTGCTGTGCCGAGTTGCAGAAatgtgttccaggcagaggacacAAGGCAAGTCCTCTCACCACTCCTGCACTGGTTTAGAGATTACCTTTCCTtccaagggctgggggagggagtcTGAGCCTGTTGGGTTAAGGATTAACTCCACCTCCAGGATAGATGATTAGATGGAAAAAGCAAGACGCAGAACAAGGTGTCTAACTATCATCTGTTTAAAAGGATGTGTATTTATTCATGTACGCTTGTACATTTGCAGAAATCTCTAGAAGGGTACACTAAAAATTGGTGGTTGTGCCTGAGAAGGGAGTCTGGGGGATTGGGGTAAAAGAGAGACTCACTTGTAACTGCATGTCTActtgtattgtttaatttttgttttaaccaCATGCATATATTACTTTTCAATGCAAAAACCCAGTTGTTCAAAAATATGTATGCTTACTTAAAGGAAATGTTTGTAGGCCATTTGGCAACAAAAGTAAGACTGGCATATGAGGAGGGGTATGTGGAATCTTTGGTGCCAGAAAAACAAACCAGGTGTGGGACTGAGGATGCGCCTGGGCCAGCTCCAGCCTGGAGAGCCCAGGAGAGGGGGGTGACCGACCCCAGGCATCCATTCCCACAGGCTCAGAACTTTTTCCGTGGCCTCTTTCTCACTGCATGTGACAGGGGTGCCTGTTTACTTTTCTGACATTCCTACCTAAAGTGACTGTTTCTTTGAATCTGATAATTGCAGCCCCACCCTCACATGGGTGCTGCCTCTTACCGTAATCATTTGTGTGCACTTGCAATTCTCTTCCAGGATTATGTCCCCCCAGAGCTGCTAGCATACATAGAGCTTCATGCAGTGTCAGTACTTGAGTAAGCGTggaagatatacatatataaaacaaaattcactTGCCTGGGTAGATTATTTATTGTTTCTCTCCCATGCTCTTTCCAAGTAGGAAGGCCACTGATAACAATAACTTTCATCATGTATTAGGATGAAATCTTCCAATAACTTCATAGGAAGCCTCTTGAATGATTGTAGAATGAGGTGTCTcagttaatttaattttctgttttactgTCTGCTTTACTCCCGTTTTGTTATTGAAGTTCTTAAAGCAtgtttatgtttaatttcttgCCTATAGGGGTAATAATTCTCCCCCTACCGGGAGTCCTTTCTCCCTGGAGCAGGTCTGACAACCACTGAATACAGGGAGAAGTTTAAAAACAGCCAAAGTGGCTCAAGGTTTATTTGTAATAATACTCTTACtcataaagaaattattttctcagagcttattctcattttatatatagcTTTAAGaattagagttttctttttttttaagattttttatttatttatttgacagagagagagatagcgagagcaggaacacaagcgggggagtgggagagggagaaggaggcttcctgccgagcagggagcccgatgcgggactcgatcccaggaccctgggatcatgacctgagcagaaggcagacgcttaactactgagccacccaggtgcccaagaatgaGAGTTTTCTAAATTAGAAGTCTACTAAAACATATGTTAAAGAGGAATAGTTAGAGACACGTGCCTTGACATCAGGAGGAAATGACAACTTAATAgcacagaaaagaaacataaaaagcaGAGCCCTGACTTCAGAAAACATAGTGTCAAGGAGACATATTCTTGTAGAGGCAAGAATGTTTGTGTGCCCCAGAACGTTACAGTAGTGGATATGCAATCAGTGATTCTGAATCGTAGTAGTGGATATGCAATCAGTGATTCTGAATCGTCAAGGAAAATTATGCTCTGAATCTTTCATTTAAAGAAGACAGAAgtcaataaattttagaaagatttttgtcagaaataattaacatttaaaaatcctgtGATGCAAAGAGCGTTTAATAGGATAAGGAATACTTGTCTAAACTAACATCCAACTTTGTAGAAAATAGGGAAACAGTA
Proteins encoded in this window:
- the LOC118357017 gene encoding 60S ribosomal protein L27a-like; its protein translation is MPSRLRKTRKLRGHMSHGHGRIGKHRKHPGGRGNAGGMHHHRINFDKYHPGYFGKVGMRHYHLKRNQSFCPTVNLDKLWTLVSEQTRVNAAKNKTGAAPIIDVVQSGYYKVLGKGKLPKQPVIVKAKFFSTRAEEKIKGVGGACVLVA